One region of Astyanax mexicanus isolate ESR-SI-001 chromosome 15, AstMex3_surface, whole genome shotgun sequence genomic DNA includes:
- the LOC103043460 gene encoding urotensin-2 receptor translates to MNASRSGGGAASSSASSVDELVITSTFGTLLSLVYVVGVSGNVYTLAVMCHSIRFATSMYISIINLALADLLYLSTIPFVVCTYFLKDWYFGDVGCRILLSLDLLTMHASIFTLTVMCTERYLAVTKPLDTVKRSKSYRKAMAWGVWLLSLLLTLPMIIMVNQTTRKAADGGLKRMCAPTWAPQAYKIYLTVLFCTSIMAPGLIIGYLYTRLARTYLDSQRSSAINKGSSNKRSPKQKVLIMIFTIVLVFWACFLPFWIWQLLPLYHQPLRLASHTHTCINYLVACLTYSNSCINPFLYTLLTKNYREYLKNRHKSFYRYTSSFKKRPPSLYSWGKSASSSNQFEFNSETLVMAQLKLQ, encoded by the coding sequence ATGAATGCGAGCCGGTCCGGCGGGGGCGCCGCGAGCTCCAGCGCGAGCTCCGTGGACGAGCTGGTGATCACCTCCACCTTCGGCACGCTGCTGTCCCTCGTGTACGTGGTCGGGGTCTCGGGCAACGTGTACACGCTGGCCGTGATGTGCCACTCCATCCGCTTCGCCACGTCCATGTACATCTCTATCATCAACCTGGCCCTGGCGGACCTGCTGTACCTCTCCACCATCCCGTTCGTGGTGTGCACCTACTTTCTCAAGGACTGGTACTTCGGGGACGTGGGCTGCCGCATCCTCCTGAGCCTGGACCTTCTCACCATGCACGCCAGCATCTTCACGCTCACGGTGATGTGCACGGAACGTTACCTGGCCGTCACCAAGCCTCTGGACACGGTCAAGCGCTCCAAGAGCTACAGGAAAGCCATGGCGTGGGGCGTGTGGCTCCTGTCCCTGCTTCTCACCCTGCCCATGATCATCATGGTCAACCAGACCACTAGAAAGGCCGCGGACGGGGGTCTCAAGCGCATGTGCGCACCCACCTGGGCGCCTCAGGCGTACAAGATCTACCTGACTGTGCTCTTCTGCACCAGCATTATGGCACCGGGGCTCATCATCGGCTACCTGTACACGCGCCTGGCCAGGACGTACCTGGATTCCCAGAGGTCCTCGGCCATCAACAAAGGCAGCAGCAACAAGCGCTCTCCAAAGCAGAAGGTGCTGATCATGATCTTCACCATCGTGCTGGTATTCTGGGCTTGCTTCCTACCCTTCTGGATCTGGCAGCTCCTGCCCCTGTACCACCAGCCCCTCAGGCTGGCCTCGCACACGCACACGTGCATCAACTACCTGGTGGCGTGTCTGACCTACAGCAACAGCTGCATCAACCCCTTCCTCTACACCTTACTGACCAAGAACTACAGGGAGTACCTCAAGAACCGCCACAAGAGCTTCTACCGCTACACGTCCTCCTTCAAGAAGCGGCCGCCCAGCTTGTACTCGTGGGGAAAGTCCGCGTCCTCCAGCAACCAGTTCGAGTTCAACTCCGAGACGCTGGTGATGGCGCAGTTGAAGCTGCAGTGA